DNA sequence from the Armigeres subalbatus isolate Guangzhou_Male chromosome 1, GZ_Asu_2, whole genome shotgun sequence genome:
aacttccggaggaattcctggaggaacttccggaggaattcctggaggaacttccagaggaattcctggaggaacttccggaggaattcctggaggaacttccggaggaattcctggaggaacttccggaggaattcctggaggaacttccggaggaattgctggaggaacttccggaggaattcctggaggaacttccggaggaattcctggaggaacttccggaggaattcctggaggaacttccggaggaattcctggaggaacttccagaggaattcctggaggaacttccggaggaattcctggaggaacttccggaggaattcctggaggatgttctggaggaattcctggaggaaattccggaggaattcctggaggaaattccggaggaattcctggaggaaattccggaggaattcctggaggaaattccggaggaattcctggaggaacttccagaggaattcctagaggaacttccggaggaattcctagaggaacttccggaggaattcccgtaggaacttttgaaggaacttctggaggaatacctggaggatcttccgcaggaattccgggaggaacttccggaggaattcctggaggaacttccggaggaattcctggaggaacttccggaggaattcctggaggaatttccggaagaattcctgaaggaacttccggaggaatttctggaggaacttccggaggaatcccgtagaaactttcggaggaattcctggaggaacttcctggaggaacttccagaggaattcctggaggaacttccagaggaatttctggaggaatttccgtaggaatttttggaggaacttccggaggaattcctgaaggaacttccggaggaatttctggaggaacttccggaggaattcttggaggaacttccggaggaattccaggaggaacttccgaaggaattccaggaggaacttccgaaggaattccaggaggaacttccggaggaattccaggaggaacttccgaaggaattcctggaggaacttccgaaggaattcctggaggaatttccggaggaattcttgaaggaacttcaggaggagttcctggaggaacttctggaggaattcccggaggaacttccgaaggaattctcggaggaacttccggaggaacttccggaggaacttccggaggaactctcggaggaacttccggaggaattcccggaggaacttgaaggcacttctggaggaatacctggaggaacttccgtaggaatttgtcttgtctgtcttatttgtcctatttgttatatttgctttatttgttttattttgcttaattgttttatttttcttatttgtcttatttattttcaattgtttatctcatctcattcctatatgagatttcaatttatatatttggtatcctcgtgttcacaaataggaatacgcttttttctagtgtcacgctagatacaaagttgacggactttctttcgctctcatcgctcctttcctgccgtgcgccacaagaaaatatgctgttggctgctctcccgaaatggtaacttttgtatggaatttaaaaaacttggttgaagtaaaaagagcttcctgcaaattttattgcggtgacatatactttttattacatcaaaatgatcgttggaaaaattcaaaacttttgtcagttgggttttgcgaaattcggttcctttgtgcctcaaatcatcggagagaggtactgagaagcgaaaatttcagttgtacaatagttcagtatttagagcttaattcaaatttgggaaacagtaggtccatgaaattttgtaggaacattccttgataaatttcaaagagattgtcagttgggataagcgaaattcgttcccagttccgagttatagacattttagtacgaaaatagcgctctaccgcgagagagcttccctcagaccttaatagctctcctggtagttggtcaaccccaggggctttgttgttcttcagccggccaatctcctcctggatttctagGAGaaccggagccggtagaattatgccctgcgcgcgttctcccaggtccatcaccataccgccatcttcgtctgccacatcaccattcaggtactcttcgtagtgctgccgccacctttgggtcacctcacgctcgttcgtaagaaggttcccgtttatgtccttacacatatcaggctgtggcacgtggcccttacgtgaacggttcaacttctcatagaactttcgtgtgttattagcgcggtacagttgctccgtctcttcacggtctcgatcttcctgctgacgctttttcctcagaaaaatcgagttttgtctgttccgcgcccgtttgtatcgtgcctagttcgccctcgtgcggtggtgcagcaatctcgcccatgctgcattcttcccCTCAACTaattgctcacattcgccgttatATCAGTCGTTTAACTGATCTGGGGCACCGTGCCTAATGCAgcagttgcggtgcttccaatagcggatcgaatatcattccagccatcttcaagagacgctgcgcctagccgctcttccgttgggagtgccacttccagctgctgcgagtagtcttgggctagtctaccgtcttgtagccgcccaatgtttagccgcggcggactaCTCCGACGCGTGTTATCCGaccatcgagagttttgagcgcagacatactgctacgaggtagtggtcggattcaatattcgcactgcggtaagtgcgtacgttcgtgatgtcggagaagaatttaccgtcgattagaatgtggtcgatttggttttccgttacttgattaggtgatttccatgtggctttgtggatattcttgcggggaaagaaagtgcttcggactaccattccgcgggaggctgcaaagttaatgcatcgttggccgttgtcgttcgatacggctctccgcatgacaccttctagcgcaatgttgaacaacaggcacgaaagtccatcaccttgtttaGTCCCCGGCGCAATTCGAagaaactggagtgttcgcccgattttttacagttttgcacaccatcgttgctttgatcagtctgtgAGCTTGTATATATTTATTTCCCATAACTCTACCCAAGGAGGGTTTAGTGAGTGAGAGTGCAGTACACTGCCATgtggtagcttggcaactactacagtcgggattcgctggttgggattttaatacagtcgggattcgctggttgggccacgacctcggcctaactaacgaattcggttttttagttgggtcaactcagccatttgaacacgtgtatttcgacttgaacatcacaaatgatgtccagtgacgcccaatcccgttttccgtatttacattgaattttgtcgtacggttgctttttagttgggccaaccagcggaggcccaactaaaaagtgacccaagtattccgtgtatagtagaaaatcgaaaatttgttttcaacaaaatgaaatatctgcaattatcagacgtcgcaactcatttctgattagtgcgcatgatagtacatccatgcgtgcatgatgcgcactactaatgaaatatttcaaattgtcgcgactcgcgtcgcagcgcgagtgctcaatcgcgcggtccggtttggtggcggcccgacaatattaaaatcccaaccaacgaatcccgactgtacttgggtcactttttagttgggcctccgatggttgggccatggcccaactaaaaagcaaccgtacgtcaaaattcaatgtaaacacgaaaaacgggattgggtgtcactggacatcatttgtgatgttcaagtcgaaacacacgtgttcaaatggctgtcagttggcccaactaaaaaaccgaattcgttagttgggcggAGGTCGTGGCCCATCCAGCAAATCGCGACTGTACCCGTGTGCTGAGTCAGTGCATAATGCATTACTCCTTGGAAAAGAAAAAATGCGCGACAAACCCGGAGATAAGCCTTACACGGCTATAGTTCGTCGCCTTCCTTCCAAGGGGAGTCACTGAAGAAGCAGCTGCTTGCGGAACATCAACTGGTTGTCATTGAGGTGCCCGAAATCAAAGGTTTAGGAAAAAAGCACAGAGAGACATCATGTATCTCATCCACTTTCTCGTGGTTCAAACCACACTGAAGCATTTGAGGCAAATCCGTTCAATCTCCAGCATCATGGTATCCTGGGTCCCGTATCGCTAACAACATAACTATGTGCATGAATTGCCTAAATTTTGGACACGGTACGCGTCACTGCCATCGATCTAGCCGCTGCAACCTCTGTGGGGCGTTACATTCTATACCGAAAAATGCAAATCTGGAGAAAACATTGACCTTCGATGTGTTAACTGTCGTGGGAAGCATTCCGCTTCCGATAAGTCATGTGCAAAACATGCCGAATTCCTGAAAATTTGTGAGCAATCCATGGCCATGGCACTGTTAACCACCAGCAAGACGCATCAGCAAACTACCGGTAAACAACAATGTTAGCGACCTATGAGTGAGTGAAAGAATGcggaagaatttctcgaagaaatgCCATATttgctctggaaattcttctgaataatCAAGGAAAAATGTTAAGATCTTTCGTGGAGAAGAGCTTCTGATTTTCTacgaaaaattgttttaaatgcCTATCTGTGGAAAAAATCTATTGTTTCACCACGGAAGATTTTGCCATTTTGAACGAATTTCATCTGAAACTGTTAATCAGCCTTATTTAAAGAATTATATTTATTCTAACTGTAGGCAAGCGATAGCCTCTTGAAACACATTATGCCATGGATGGTTTACTACATGTGACGATACAAATCCCGATCGCTTTGATTGTTAATAATGTGGCTGTCAGTTGAGTGCCGTTCACCTTCCATTTGGTTAACAAAACCCGtcgttcttttaaaaaaatctttccgcTAGTAATGAACATAGACATAAAAACTTACCAAGTGACAGAATCCAACCATAGTTCCCATTATTGTATCCAAGAGCAGCGCCATTCCACGAATCCTCCTCATGGCATAATGTAAAAGCGTTGATGGGGTGCGTGTAGTTGCGATCACGAGTGTTGCACAAACAGTAGAAGCTCCGAATCCCTCGACCGAGTTCGCGTAGAAGACAGGTCACCTGCCCTAACCAGCTTAGTGTAGATATGTTTTCCGCTTCAGGAACCCGCTTCGCACCGGCGAGGGTACTCCCGCTTCATTGCTGGTTGTGGTAGAAAAGTTTCCGAAGCTGTAGATCGGTATCATTTGTTTGGACGCTACAGGCGGGTTGCAGGAAGTGGATGAGCATTTTATGGGAGTGGCGCAATCTGTCGATTTCGCTTCAGACGCGCGGGGAGGTGCAACTTATAGGGTGCTGCTACTATTTCAAACACACTCACACAATGACACATCACATATACATTACACACCTAGATGTTGAGGAATCGTGTCTTGGTCGTGGTGGTGGAGGTGTTCAGGGGAACATACAAACAGGCGTGCTTGGTGGTTGCGGATGTGGTCGTGGTGTGAATACGAGGGGGAATGATAGAGCGTAGTGGCGCCGTCGTCGGCGGTTGTGGTCGCCATTACAGTTAACCGGGAACAAACCTTCGCCTGCGAATGGACTGATGCTGGCCGGGTAGGTTGAAACAGCCCCGCGGTATCACCATCCGGGCATTGCCCTGGGCGGGACGTGATCCACCCGGCGTTACCAGTGTAGCCAGGTGCGAAGCGTAACCTTCGGTCAACGGGGTCGCCAGGGGTTGGAGCTTTTTGCTCACCTGAAATGAAATGGGGGAAAGGGTTTTGATCATTTAATTAGAAACTACTTTCAAGCGAAATTTTAACATTATTGACTTTGGAGTTGCGATTTATCAAACTCACCTTCCCCACGATGAAGATCTGCTTAGGTTTCAGTCCCAGGCTGGTGTATACGCTGATGTCCTTGCTACTTCCATACGCAAGGTGCACTATCAGACCATGGTTCTGAATCAGATTGTTCAAGTAGGCTGCCTTATGACCCAGGGGATCCGTAGTTAGTCCATCGGCGAAGGATACCAGTCCATGCGGAAAGTTATGCTGACTCAACCAAGACATGACCCGCTGCTGTTGCATATCTGGTCGACCCGTAATGTAGATCAACAGATATCCCAGTTCCTGCCAATGTCTGCAAACGTCAACGGCGCCAGCTCGAACTTTGGGATCCTTCCCGGTTACCGAAACCGATGCTGTAAAGGACCCATCTATGCTGAACACAACGCATTCCGTACGCGGAGGAACCACGGCAAGGTAGAAATCAACCGAGGTGTGATCGCCTCTCACAACCATCTTCACCGGATAGATCCCGTAGCCCAGTGAGCGTTCATCCGGCAGGACGTAGGTAATGCGACCATTCTTATCAGTGGTCTCGGTCGCCATAAGGTGCCACTCACCACCAGGGGGATCCTTCATTAGGTGAATGTCGACCTTTTCACCAGCCAACGTAATCATGTCCAGCGGTCCATACATAAACCGCGCAACCATCTTCTGCGATTCACCATCCTTCACGATCACGTCATTGGCTCTGTGGTTCGCGGTAACGTTTTTCAGCTTCACGGAAGTCCGTTTTTtgttccatttttcccgggctTGCGCCGGTCGGAATGATGAAACTTCTTTGTCCTCCGAACCGATCAAGGTTAGATTATCGAAGCGGCCGATCTGGCGAAGGATAAACGCGATCACGTCGCTAGATTCCCAGTAGCTTGCGTGGAACAGGTGTGGTAAAGCGTGTGCCGGGAAGTTGCTGAGGCCTTCCGGGCAGTAGAGAGCGTAGTCGAGGCGTTTGGATCCCCACCAGCGTTGCTGTAGTTGGTTGATTGTGGTCAGCGGGACATTATCGATCATTCCGGATACGGTGCTCTGGATTGAGGCATCCGAAAGTCGTCGAGGTGGAGGCCCATCACTGAAGATCTGCGGACTGGATTGGATCAGCTCCAGAAGGTGGTACGGTTGTCCATTTCCGAGAGGATATTTGGCATACCGAGGAACGTTGACGGGTGCAAGCATTGAGAAACGAGCACTCAACAGGGGTTCTAGGCGGGATGCGGTTGGATCAGTCGGATGGAATAGATTGTAGATCTGCGAACAAGCCGGCTTGCCGGTTCCGCTACGTGAATCGCTCAGACGACGAGAAGCGAGGATAACGGCCAACGGGCTGCCGAACATGAAAAAGTCACCGACTTCGAACTCAAATTTGGGAAGCCGCGAGTCGCTGGTTGACGAAGATCGTCTTCGCGGGGATGGTGCTGTCAGCAGCCTGTTAACATCCAAGTCATTCACTTCCATAAAGTCTACCATGTGATCCAATCCGGAAGCTTCGCTTCCGTGTCGAGCATTGATTCTACACAGTGCATCGTGAGCCAGAACGCCACCCATAGAGTCTCCAACCAGAGCAACTTGCCCACTGAACCCCTTGCCTTCGTCGGTCTTCAGGAATTCGGCGTACACCATATTGGCACTGGCAACAGAGCGGTTTACTGCATCCTGAAAGTCCGGTGAACACGTCGTCAGAAGTGGAATGGCTCCAATTGGGATATCCGTAAGGGTGGGAATATCCGCCGTCGAGGGCGATGCGTCGAACGAGTAAGGACTGAGGCTAGAGAGAATGCCTAGCGCGTCGGTACACACAGACGGACACGGAACCAGTCGAATAACCACATGACCCACCAGAGAGGGATAGTGTTGGCGCATGACCGATTCAAACGCCCCTCGGAACGTCGTCACGTCCGACTTCTTCGCCGTCATGTCCGAGTTGGCATCCAGAACGCTGCCGGCATGCATGATGAGTACAAGGACTGTGGTCGGACAGGAAGGAAGCCCCGGTGACCCAGGTGGCGAATCACCCGGTCCGTTGCCGCGATCTAAGCTGGACGAGGCTCCAAGCGTGGGACGGCGACTGCCGCGCTCCGATGCGACTCGTTGCAGGTAACTGTGACTGAAGATAGAGTCCTCTTGATGTTTGTTGGCGCTGGGCAGCGGAGGACTATCGTCCTCCTCAGCGAGCAATTCCAGCGAGCTCCATTTGGCAAGGGATGAGTGCTCCCCCATGTCTCCTGTAGGGAATTTCATTAATTATTAGATTGTGACTCTACTTAGAATTTAAAATCCCTACAAACTACTTCAACTGAAAACATACCACGTGCTACAGATGAGTAAGGTGCCAGAAATTATCATAAGCATGCATCAATGGAAATTATCGGTCAAATTAAGTTGGTTAACATGGTTGACAAATATCACCGAAGGAAGAAAGCTTCGCCCCGGTATCTTACCTAAACAGTCGAAGAATTCCTCTTCGGAGCCGGATTTGGACTCCACTTCCAGCTTTTCCATTCGCCAATTTGCGACCTGTaacaataacattcaaaagctCATTAGATTTACAATAACTCTACGTTTATAGAAACATAAAGAAATGAAGAAGTGAAACTAAACAAAAACAGAAATGgaattagaaaatcaaaaaatacgaagataaaatattataaaactttaaaaatattcatactaaaaggaattaaaaaaaacgataAAGAACAAATAAACAATTAATGAAATACAGACAGAGAAACGAAACTCACATTGTTTTGTACTACTGTGTGGCGGTTGTTGTTGTGAAGGTTTGTAAACTGGCAGTTAGTCGAATTTGGAGGTGTTTTTAGATCAGTTAATTGTTTTGGTACGGTTGTTGTTTGGTTTTCACAGAAAAGAAAATCGAACAAAAACGAGTGTTAGATCCAAAGAAATAGTTGTAAAAGGGGAAGATAGCGAAACAGAAAATGTTAAACTATAATTCTTTTATTATTCTTTTAagccacactgatattcttcccgggagcttggcagaaggaaggtcgtgcgatatgtgccattacaaatattgcctccgctcgctttcaaatcgacttctataaaaatattcttcatgcctgccgtatcctaacggaactctcaattctatactttcgccccTAATTccatcatgaacatgtacgtctaagtttggaaaatgacattagcatttccatatcattatgaTTCTTTTATgttaatcttaaaattaaattgtTCTTAACCCTCAAAACCTGAACGTACGATTCACGCTTTGATATAATcactaaaaaaatcataacttctgcatttctcaaccgattgtGACAATGAACCCCGCTCAGAACGCTAGTCTCTGGAAATAGGATAATATTTTGGATTGGCTACTTGGTTCCGGAAATGTTCCAGGATGTACTGGGGTAGGTTATTTGGGCACCTGTGTGCACCTGtgcaaacttcatgattttgcaaaataaaatcaatttaaacCATCCTGATAGCTTTTGGACAAGTTGGACGTGTCCGGGATATAGAGTTCAAAAACATAGTTTATGAAAAATCCCTGGTTTGAGCAAGATAGTAGAAAATGATAGAGTGAGAGAGCCTAACACTGGAGACAGGGAGAGCGAAAAGCTTAGAGGGCAGAAGGTTGTGAGTTGTAACCGCGTGCGGATGTCGAATGAAGTTGGTGTgttatattgtctatccggaagaAATAAAGTACAGTATCGCGCGCCATTTTGACTTGTACGGTCGCATTTAGTTATCGCCTCGTTTATAATAGTGCTTCGTAGTGAATTTTCACAAACATATCTATCGGaaaaatagaggtaataaactatagaggacgattgtcactgcggttccctttgttgtcgtccccaaacatgttgggtacctatctgtcaaaacgttctgattttcccttcgttgacatttagtgccatatcctcgccagcaaaagatgtttcgccagtgacgacagcgacaatctccctctatagtttattacctctattatcGGAAACAACTGTCTAGTAGAAAAGCTCGCGCTCTAAATAGTGATATTTGGCTCTAGTGTAAATATTCACGAAAAGCGATAAAAAGCGAGATTTTCGCTCTCGTGACACCCGTGACACCTTGGcatgaaaagaagaagaaagcaacATGGAGACGGATGATATTATTCAAAACCCACCAATACCACCATTTCTATACAAACAACACATACAGCCACAGCAGTAGCAAACGGAACAACATCAGGAAACAGTAAAATCACCGAAAACGGAAGAACTCCACCcccaaaaaacaagaaaaacaaaaacaggaCAACCTTTACTCAAACAAAGTTGACACGCCTTTTCGCGTGTACGTTGAACTCTCAGAGTCGGACCAACAGAAGAGCATCAACAAAATATCAGTTGGAAGTATTTTCGGAATGGCAAACGCCGTAACGGAAATCAAAaatgcaggaagaagaaaggtaTTAGTATATCTCAACAGCTTTTCAGCAGCAAACCGACTCCTAGTAAACGGCATAGTAGGAACTTTCGGATATAAGGCCTATGTTCCCAAACATCTCATATCGGTGACAGGTGTAATTTCCGGAATACCCACAGACATGTCAGACGAAGACATCATGCAGGATTTACACAGCCTGGTTCCGGTCATGGACGTGTATCGGTTCGAATTGTATGTAAACAACGGTAAAGTTCCATCAAACCGCGTCAGTGTCACATTTAGGACGACCAAGCTACCGGAGATTGTTAAACTTACAGTTGCTCTATCAAGGTCGAACCATTATATAGGAAACCGTTCCTTTGCCTTAACTGCTTACGCTACAATCACAAAGCAGTAAACTGCCGTAGCAGCCGACGCTGTCACGGATGTGGCGATCGACACGAGTCCGAAGATGCGTACGAAACGTGTGCCAAGCCCAAGCGGTGCCTGTACTGCAAGAAGAACCACAGTACCACAGATGAAAACTGTCCAGAACGACAACGTCAGAACAATATCAAGTCAACAATGGCCAAAAAGGCATTGACTTTCTATGAAGCCAGCGATCTTTTTCCAATTGCAACTTCGAACCGTTTCAACGCACTCACAGAATTCATGGACGAACCACAACCAGGAGAAAGCGAAGAAAAGGGATATGCAGCTCAGGTAAAAAGGGGCATCTACAATCCGCCGAAGAGTCAACGACCCCGCGAAATCCGCAAGAGAAACGAGATTACAAAATCGGACTCCGACAAACAGGAAAGAAAGCGAACACGAAAAGGGGCATCCAACGTCAACGGAACAGCTCTCAACAACCTACAGAAAGTGAGTGAACAGGAGCAGTGGAGAAAGAAGCTGCAAGATGCAAAAAATCAACAATCATCCCTGCCTCAATCGACGGTCAACCACGCCATCCAAGAAGCACTGCAGCACTACTACAGCGCAATCATTGCGGACAAGAATCTACAAGGACATGCGAGAGAAAACCTCATTGAAACAAGCAGAAAACACCTAAGCTTCGACGTAATACATCGTACCTAAACGCAAAACCTTGTCAGATACCTTTCATGGATAACGAAAGGAAAGAAATAAACATACTACAAGTCAACGTACAAAGCATCTTTGAACATAAAGAAG
Encoded proteins:
- the LOC134207740 gene encoding protein retinal degeneration B isoform X2; the protein is MLIKEYRIPLPLTVEEYRIAQLYMIAKKSRDESKGAGSGVEIIVNEPYEEGPGGKGGQYTRKIYHVGSHLPGWIKGLLPKSALTVEEEAWNAYPYTKTRYTCPFVEKFSLEIETYYFGDNGHQENVFKLSGSDLRNRLVDTIDIVKDQLYGADYTKEEDPTLYCSEKTGRGPLGETWLADYWEEVRDKSQPTARNMSLMCAYKLCRVEFRYWGMQTKLEKFIHDVALRKTMVRAHRQAWAWQDEWHGLTMDDIREIERQTQLALQKKMGNEDDEDEDPSASENNSRQSNQFNSIEKTEENSTPQVMKKTSMAPPSPPEQPPRQTMHPYGQVPVLQQPPKVKKTAPVTATDAISSDEEDEEEDNRRDEDDGTNLHNQHSNHLSSAGGVAKHFAGSKGQLHSPLGSAQSFDLQVANWRMEKLEVESKSGSEEEFFDCLGDMGEHSSLAKWSSLELLAEEDDSPPLPSANKHQEDSIFSHSYLQRVASERGSRRPTLGASSSLDRGNGPGDSPPGSPGLPSCPTTVLVLIMHAGSVLDANSDMTAKKSDVTTFRGAFESVMRQHYPSLVGHVVIRLVPCPSVCTDALGILSSLSPYSFDASPSTADIPTLTDIPIGAIPLLTTCSPDFQDAVNRSVASANMVYAEFLKTDEGKGFSGQVALVGDSMGGVLAHDALCRINARHGSEASGLDHMVDFMEVNDLDVNRLLTAPSPRRRSSSTSDSRLPKFEFEVGDFFMFGSPLAVILASRRLSDSRSGTGKPACSQIYNLFHPTDPTASRLEPLLSARFSMLAPVNVPRYAKYPLGNGQPYHLLELIQSSPQIFSDGPPPRRLSDASIQSTVSGMIDNVPLTTINQLQQRWWGSKRLDYALYCPEGLSNFPAHALPHLFHASYWESSDVIAFILRQIGRFDNLTLIGSEDKEVSSFRPAQAREKWNKKRTSVKLKNVTANHRANDVIVKDGESQKMVARFMYGPLDMITLAGEKVDIHLMKDPPGGEWHLMATETTDKNGRITYVLPDERSLGYGIYPVKMVVRGDHTSVDFYLAVVPPRTECVVFSIDGSFTASVSVTGKDPKVRAGAVDVCRHWQELGYLLIYITGRPDMQQQRVMSWLSQHNFPHGLVSFADGLTTDPLGHKAAYLNNLIQNHGLIVHLAYGSSKDISVYTSLGLKPKQIFIVGKVSKKLQPLATPLTEGYASHLATLVTPGGSRPAQGNARMVIPRGCFNLPGQHQSIRRRRFVPG
- the LOC134207740 gene encoding protein retinal degeneration B isoform X1, translated to MLIKEYRIPLPLTVEEYRIAQLYMIAKKSRDESKGAGSGVEIIVNEPYEEGPGGKGGQYTRKIYHVGSHLPGWIKGLLPKSALTVEEEAWNAYPYTKTRYTCPFVEKFSLEIETYYFGDNGHQENVFKLSGSDLRNRLVDTIDIVKDQLYGADYTKEEDPTLYCSEKTGRGPLGETWLADYWEEVRDKSQPTARNMSLMCAYKLCRVEFRYWGMQTKLEKFIHDVALRKTMVRAHRQAWAWQDEWHGLTMDDIREIERQTQLALQKKMGNEDDEDEDPSASENNSRQSNQFNSIEKTEENSTPQVMKKTSMAPPSPPEQPPRQTMHPYGQVPVLQQPPKVKKTAPVTATDAISSDEEDEEEDNRRDEDDGTNLHNQHSNHLSSAGGVAKHFAGSKGQLHSPLGSAQSFDLQVANWRMEKLEVESKSGSEEEFFDCLGDMGEHSSLAKWSSLELLAEEDDSPPLPSANKHQEDSIFSHSYLQRVASERGSRRPTLGASSSLDRGNGPGDSPPGSPGLPSCPTTVLVLIMHAGSVLDANSDMTAKKSDVTTFRGAFESVMRQHYPSLVGHVVIRLVPCPSVCTDALGILSSLSPYSFDASPSTADIPTLTDIPIGAIPLLTTCSPDFQDAVNRSVASANMVYAEFLKTDEGKGFSGQVALVGDSMGGVLAHDALCRINARHGSEASGLDHMVDFMEVNDLDVNRLLTAPSPRRRSSSTSDSRLPKFEFEVGDFFMFGSPLAVILASRRLSDSRSGTGKPACSQIYNLFHPTDPTASRLEPLLSARFSMLAPVNVPRYAKYPLGNGQPYHLLELIQSSPQIFSDGPPPRRLSDASIQSTVSGMIDNVPLTTINQLQQRWWGSKRLDYALYCPEGLSNFPAHALPHLFHASYWESSDVIAFILRQIGRFDNLTLIGSEDKEVSSFRPAQAREKWNKKRTSVKLKNVTANHRANDVIVKDGESQKMVARFMYGPLDMITLAGEKVDIHLMKDPPGGEWHLMATETTDKNGRITYVLPDERSLGYGIYPVKMVVRGDHTSVDFYLAVVPPRTECVVFSIDGSFTASVSVTGKDPKVRAGAVDVCRHWQELGYLLIYITGRPDMQQQRVMSWLSQHNFPHGLVSFADGLTTDPLGHKAAYLNNLIQNHGLIVHLAYGSSKDISVYTSLGLKPKQIFIVGKVSKKLQPLATPLTEGYASHLATLVTPGGSRPAQGNARMVIPRGCFNLPGQHQSIRRRSNEAGVPSPVRSGFLKRKTYLH